From Hermetia illucens chromosome 6, iHerIll2.2.curated.20191125, whole genome shotgun sequence, one genomic window encodes:
- the LOC119660296 gene encoding zinc finger protein 271-like isoform X1 — protein MSIVDAINLNLNKICRACLLHNDNMNELNGVVESAQMSLGDLLLACSKVTDQKYMPTLLCLECTSQLINAYNFKVKCEENDRILTNYLTGLKNSPSYVYDELSQDPIDIKVEIDDDRTPNDQDQSLEICRVEEGENTMAPSVCDEMNEDDKGNLKVSISFSDEITPDAKNRYRCEVCRNAYNHKKSLIRHMNKVHRANISNRCKICNKVYAKGAQLEAHMETHMQNQIFSCGICGETFDSEQMWKIHREMHSKLRQRKNKTENKKETTAKPNEVDYSLCLPNGSKSIQCKICSLELGKIAKLKEHMTQHTTVNSFNEINMTSEWKMTLGLTKSTSYEEIINYIIKSIEEGSLSNFYSISTKSGNELSISDSETESDSDDQPFTDYSRSVYKCEICCKIFERRYKILFHQQTDHSGDELKYQCPKCSWKFISSKLLNDHLRTLCNNENKRYSCDECGMKFTWSENLIAHQNVRHCVAEIKKSRKEITKDKKYVCEVCNKVFVRSEHLDRHKSVHLPPNLRRFECEVCHKRFNRRDNMRSHMRVHERGNRADRENGGGKCDAEGRHHLCVYCGRGFTNSSNLIVHMRRHTGEKPYKCDLCGKGFPRSSDLACHRRTHTGEKPHLCTVCGKGFSRSNKLVRHLRIHTGVRPYKCTYCDRAFTQSNDLTLHIRRHTGDKPYVCGVCGDRFIQGTALQAHRRMKSHFEGPENDAPFASMSMNNPNRYNSQNRVDRIGLPNREPIEPIEIKPVGRAGNSKMPCTSNSGDNVLFTNNIIEASVENIGDCNIVSLVPAQIQIQEYLTVPGIAYSSELQTLQ, from the exons ATGTCTATTGTGGATGCGATAAATCTGAATTTAAATAAGATATGTCGGGCATGCTTGCTTCACAATGATAATATGAACGAATTGAATGGAGTGGTTGAAAGTGCTCAAATGTCACTAGGCGACTTGTTGTTGGCATGTTCGAAG GTCACAGACCAGAAGTACATGCCCACCCTGCTATGCCTGGAATGCACCAGCCAACTGATAAATGCCTACAATTTCAAAGTGAAATGCGAAGAAAACGACAGAATCCTTACCAACTACTTGACCGGACTGAAAAACAGCCCTAGTTACGTTTACGACGAACTGTCGCAGGACCCCATCGACATTAAAGTTGAGATAGATGATGATAGGACCCCAAATGACCAGGACCAGAGCTTGGAGATCTGTCGAGTTGAAGAAGGTGAAAACACTATGGCTCCTAGCGTGTGTGATGAAATGAACGAAGACGACAAAGGCAATTTGAAGGTTTCCATATCATTCTCGGATGAAATTACGCCCGACGCCAAGAACAGGTACCGTTGTGAGGTTTGCAGGAATGCATATAATCATAAGAAATCCCTAATTCGACACATGAACAAAGTACATAGAGCTAATATCTCGAATCGCTGTAAAATCTGCAATAAGG TGTACGCTAAAGGGGCGCAGCTTGAAGCTCATATGGAAACACACatgcaaaatcaaatatttagtTGTGGGATCTGTGGCGAAACTTTTGATTCCGAGCAAATGTGGAAAATCCaccgagaaatgcattcaaaatt ACGGCAACGAAaaaataagactgaaaacaaaaaggaaaccaCAGCGAAACCAAATGAAGTGGATTACTCTCTTTGTTTGCCAAACGGATCAAAAAGTATCCAGTGCAAAATATGCTCTCTAGAATTAGGTAAAATAGCAAAGCTGAAAGAACATATGACACAACACACAACCGTCAATTCGTTTAATGAAATCAACATGACTAGTGAGTGGAAGATGACACTTGGATTAACCAAGTCCACTAGTTACgaagaaattataaattatataataaaatccATAGAAGAAGGATCTTTGTCAAACTTCTACTCTATCTCTACCAAATCTGGAAATGAATTATCAATTAGTGATTCAGAGACCGAATCAGATTCCGATGATCAACCGTTCACTGATTACTCGCGTTCTGTTTACAAATGTGAAATTTGTTGTAAGATATTTGAACGCCGTTATAAAATTCTATTCCATCAGCAAACGGACCATTCCGGAGACGAATTGAAATACCAATGCCCAAAGTGTTCGTGGAAATTTATAAGTAGTAAATTGCTTAACGACCATTTAAGGACGCTTTGTAACAACGAGAACAAACGATATTCCTGTGATGAATGCGGCATGAAGTTCACATGGAGTGAAAACCTAATTGCTCACCAAAATGTGCGTCATTGTGTTGCGGAAATTAAGAAATCTAGAAAAGAAATTACCAAGGATAAGAAATATGTTTGTGAGGTATGCAATAAAGTGTTTGTTCGAAGTGAGCACCTCGATCGTCATAAAAGCGTGCATTTACCACCGAATCTCAGGCGTTTTGAATGTGAAGTATGTCACAAGAGATTTAATCGTAGAGATAACATGCGTTCACACATGCGAGTACATGAACGCGGCAATCGCGCTGATCGTGAAAATGGAGGGGGGAAATGTGATGCCGAAGGTAGGCATCATCTATGTGTCTATTGTGGTCGAGGATTTACGAATTCATCAAATTTGATTGTACATATGCGCAGACATACTGGAGAGAAGCCGTATAAGTGCGATTTGTGTGGCAAGGGTTTTCCGAGGTCTTCTGATTTGGCATGTCATCGCAGAACCCACACAGGAGAGAAACCGCATTTATGTACAGTGTGCGGAAAAG GTTTTTCCAGATCCAATAAGCTTGTTCGACATTTACGAATTCACACTGGAGTTCGACCCTATAAGTGCACCTATTGTGATCGTGCCTTTACACAATCAAATGACTTAACATTACATATTCGTAGACATACAGGCGATAAACCATATGTGTGCGGAGTTTGCGGTGATCGCTTCATACAGGGTACAGCTTTACAGGCACATCGTCGAATGAAGAGCCATTTTGAAGGTCCCGAAAACGACGCCCCGTTCGCTAGTATGAGTATGAACAATCCAAATCGTTATAACTCACAAAATCGTGTAGATCGAATAGGCTTGCCAAACCGGGAACCAATAGAACCCATCGAAATCAAACCAGTAGGGAGAGCTGGTAATTCGAAAATGCCTTGTACTTCAAATAGTGGTGATAACGTTTTATTTACGAATAATATTATAGAGGCGAGTGTGGAAAATATTGGAGATTGTAATATAGTTAGTCTAGTACCTgcgcaaatacaaattcaagagtACCTTACTGTACCAGGAATTGCGTATTCTTCAGAGTTGCAGACTTTACAGTAA
- the LOC119660296 gene encoding zinc finger protein 595-like isoform X2 has translation MSIVDAINLNLNKICRACLLHNDNMNELNGVVESAQMSLGDLLLACSKVTDQKYMPTLLCLECTSQLINAYNFKVKCEENDRILTNYLTGLKNSPSYVYDELSQDPIDIKVEIDDDRTPNDQDQSLEICRVEEGENTMAPSVCDEMNEDDKGNLKVSISFSDEITPDAKNRRQRKNKTENKKETTAKPNEVDYSLCLPNGSKSIQCKICSLELGKIAKLKEHMTQHTTVNSFNEINMTSEWKMTLGLTKSTSYEEIINYIIKSIEEGSLSNFYSISTKSGNELSISDSETESDSDDQPFTDYSRSVYKCEICCKIFERRYKILFHQQTDHSGDELKYQCPKCSWKFISSKLLNDHLRTLCNNENKRYSCDECGMKFTWSENLIAHQNVRHCVAEIKKSRKEITKDKKYVCEVCNKVFVRSEHLDRHKSVHLPPNLRRFECEVCHKRFNRRDNMRSHMRVHERGNRADRENGGGKCDAEGRHHLCVYCGRGFTNSSNLIVHMRRHTGEKPYKCDLCGKGFPRSSDLACHRRTHTGEKPHLCTVCGKGFSRSNKLVRHLRIHTGVRPYKCTYCDRAFTQSNDLTLHIRRHTGDKPYVCGVCGDRFIQGTALQAHRRMKSHFEGPENDAPFASMSMNNPNRYNSQNRVDRIGLPNREPIEPIEIKPVGRAGNSKMPCTSNSGDNVLFTNNIIEASVENIGDCNIVSLVPAQIQIQEYLTVPGIAYSSELQTLQ, from the exons ATGTCTATTGTGGATGCGATAAATCTGAATTTAAATAAGATATGTCGGGCATGCTTGCTTCACAATGATAATATGAACGAATTGAATGGAGTGGTTGAAAGTGCTCAAATGTCACTAGGCGACTTGTTGTTGGCATGTTCGAAG GTCACAGACCAGAAGTACATGCCCACCCTGCTATGCCTGGAATGCACCAGCCAACTGATAAATGCCTACAATTTCAAAGTGAAATGCGAAGAAAACGACAGAATCCTTACCAACTACTTGACCGGACTGAAAAACAGCCCTAGTTACGTTTACGACGAACTGTCGCAGGACCCCATCGACATTAAAGTTGAGATAGATGATGATAGGACCCCAAATGACCAGGACCAGAGCTTGGAGATCTGTCGAGTTGAAGAAGGTGAAAACACTATGGCTCCTAGCGTGTGTGATGAAATGAACGAAGACGACAAAGGCAATTTGAAGGTTTCCATATCATTCTCGGATGAAATTACGCCCGACGCCAAGAACAG ACGGCAACGAAaaaataagactgaaaacaaaaaggaaaccaCAGCGAAACCAAATGAAGTGGATTACTCTCTTTGTTTGCCAAACGGATCAAAAAGTATCCAGTGCAAAATATGCTCTCTAGAATTAGGTAAAATAGCAAAGCTGAAAGAACATATGACACAACACACAACCGTCAATTCGTTTAATGAAATCAACATGACTAGTGAGTGGAAGATGACACTTGGATTAACCAAGTCCACTAGTTACgaagaaattataaattatataataaaatccATAGAAGAAGGATCTTTGTCAAACTTCTACTCTATCTCTACCAAATCTGGAAATGAATTATCAATTAGTGATTCAGAGACCGAATCAGATTCCGATGATCAACCGTTCACTGATTACTCGCGTTCTGTTTACAAATGTGAAATTTGTTGTAAGATATTTGAACGCCGTTATAAAATTCTATTCCATCAGCAAACGGACCATTCCGGAGACGAATTGAAATACCAATGCCCAAAGTGTTCGTGGAAATTTATAAGTAGTAAATTGCTTAACGACCATTTAAGGACGCTTTGTAACAACGAGAACAAACGATATTCCTGTGATGAATGCGGCATGAAGTTCACATGGAGTGAAAACCTAATTGCTCACCAAAATGTGCGTCATTGTGTTGCGGAAATTAAGAAATCTAGAAAAGAAATTACCAAGGATAAGAAATATGTTTGTGAGGTATGCAATAAAGTGTTTGTTCGAAGTGAGCACCTCGATCGTCATAAAAGCGTGCATTTACCACCGAATCTCAGGCGTTTTGAATGTGAAGTATGTCACAAGAGATTTAATCGTAGAGATAACATGCGTTCACACATGCGAGTACATGAACGCGGCAATCGCGCTGATCGTGAAAATGGAGGGGGGAAATGTGATGCCGAAGGTAGGCATCATCTATGTGTCTATTGTGGTCGAGGATTTACGAATTCATCAAATTTGATTGTACATATGCGCAGACATACTGGAGAGAAGCCGTATAAGTGCGATTTGTGTGGCAAGGGTTTTCCGAGGTCTTCTGATTTGGCATGTCATCGCAGAACCCACACAGGAGAGAAACCGCATTTATGTACAGTGTGCGGAAAAG GTTTTTCCAGATCCAATAAGCTTGTTCGACATTTACGAATTCACACTGGAGTTCGACCCTATAAGTGCACCTATTGTGATCGTGCCTTTACACAATCAAATGACTTAACATTACATATTCGTAGACATACAGGCGATAAACCATATGTGTGCGGAGTTTGCGGTGATCGCTTCATACAGGGTACAGCTTTACAGGCACATCGTCGAATGAAGAGCCATTTTGAAGGTCCCGAAAACGACGCCCCGTTCGCTAGTATGAGTATGAACAATCCAAATCGTTATAACTCACAAAATCGTGTAGATCGAATAGGCTTGCCAAACCGGGAACCAATAGAACCCATCGAAATCAAACCAGTAGGGAGAGCTGGTAATTCGAAAATGCCTTGTACTTCAAATAGTGGTGATAACGTTTTATTTACGAATAATATTATAGAGGCGAGTGTGGAAAATATTGGAGATTGTAATATAGTTAGTCTAGTACCTgcgcaaatacaaattcaagagtACCTTACTGTACCAGGAATTGCGTATTCTTCAGAGTTGCAGACTTTACAGTAA